The genomic segment CATGTCTTAGTAAACATGACATTAACAAATTAATCATTTTGCAAAACTATGCAACTGCATAAACAATATGCCAGACATTGATTAAAGTCAATTAATGAGCGACGTGAGGAGCTTTTCAAAAAGAGGTAGAAAATAGCGTAATGAGTATATTAGATATGTTAATGCATTGTAAACACTGAGTTTTACTATTTGTTAATGAATTATAAAATTTGTTATGGAATGTGATGGGGTTATCGGTTTTTTATAGTGCAGGCTAGGGTTAAGCTAGGTGATTGTGAGGTATTAATGGTAATTATTGTGGTTTTAACTGGCTGGCTAGTGGCTATTAAGCAGATAAACATGCAGATGGAAAATGGCTTGAACCGAGATGTTCAAGCCATTAATACGTTAAACTAAATGCTTATTTGGCTATTTATTAGCTATGTATTTAACTATTTATTAGCTAATAGTTTAACCAGTGTTTGCTCATATATTTCCGCTAATTGCTCGATATCTGAGATTTTCACACATTCATTTACTTTATGAATTGTCGCGTTAACCGGTCCTAATTCAACTACCTGTGCGCCAGTTGGTGCGATGAAACGACCATCTGATGTACCACCTGATGTTGACAGTTCAGTGGCATAACCACAGACACTTTCAATCGAATCGCTGATGGCATTTAACAAGTTGCCCGGTTCCGTTAAGAAAGGCTGGCCACTGTGGATCCAGCTGATCTGGTAGTTTAAACCGTATTTTTCAAAGATAGCTTCAATGCGGTATTTGATTAAATCCGCTGTTAGCTCGGTTGAATAACGCAGGTTAAACTGACACGTTGCTTCGCCTGGTACTATGTTGCTGGCACCCGCACCACTGCGAATATCAGTGATTTGTAGTGTTGTCGCAGGGAAGTAGTCATTACCTTGATCCCATACCACTTGGCTTAGTTCAGACAAGGCTGGCGCTAGCTTGTGAATAGGGTTTTCGGCAAGGTGTGGATAAGCCACGTGACCTTGAATACCTTTAACTACGATATCGCCAGTTAATGAACCTCGACGACCGTTTTTAACGATGTCACCGACTTTGTTGGTGCTTGATGGTTCGCCAACAATACACCAATCGATTTTTTCGTTACGGGCTTCTAAGGTATCAATTACACGGGTTGTGCCATTGATAAACGGGCCTTCTTCGTCACTGGTGATCAATAGCGCAACCGAACCTTGGTGATCTGGATGGGCTTTCACAAAGTTTTCCACTGCCACTAAGAAAGAAGCAATAGAACCTTTCATGTCTGCAGCGCCACGGCCGTGTAAGTAACCATCGATAACTGTGGGTACAAATGGGTCTGTGTCCCAATCTTCAATTTTACCTACGGGTACAACGTCGGTATGCCCAGCAAAACAAAATACTGGTGCGGTGGTACCACGACGAGCCCAAAGGTTAGTAGTATCTTCAAATACCATCGTTTCGATGGTGAAACCTAATTCTTCAAGACGGGTGATCATCATTTGCTGACAACCGGCATCTTCGGGTGTCACTGATTCACGACTAAGTAGATCTTTGGCAAGTTGTAGTACTAAGCTATCTGACATGAGTAATTCCTTTTTACAGCACTTTTTACAGTATATTGTTAGCACTGACTTACGCGGTAAGCCAATGCTTTAAGTATTTGGTGTTATTTGGCGAAGAGGACCGCATAACTGTCGGCTTTAAAGCCTAATGTCAATTGACCATCTACATCCAGAATTGGACGTTTGATCATCGCTGGCTGTTCAATTAACAATTCAATCGCAGTCGCTTCTGTCAGCCCAGCTTTTTGCTCATCGCTTAATTGACGGTACGTGGTGCCACGTTTATTCAACACTTGTTCCCAACCCAGTGTTTCACACCAAGTGATCAGTTGTGCTTTATCTAAGCCATTAACGCGGTGATCGTGAAATGTGAATTCAAGTTCGTTTGCTTCTAACCATTTTTTGGCTTTTTTAATGGTGTCGCAATTTTTAATGCCATACATCACAGTCGTCATTTCAATTCCTATTTGCTTTGGTTTTTTCTGTAAACGTTATACTGCCAGTATATACCGAAGTTACTTCAAGATGCTATATCAGAGACAAGCAGGGATATCGGTATAAGGCACAATATGAAGTCTTGATTTAGAATAACTAAATCCTCAACTTCATGCCTTGAATATCCTCTCCTTTCGGTTTGCTGATTGTGCATCTTGAAGTAGCTCGGGTATAATTAAGTTATCTTATTCAAGCCATTCATGAGTCGAGCTATTCATGATTCTAGATTAATGGCAGATGCTGTTGGAGAAATGACAAAGTGAAAATGATTTCCGGTCTTAAAGACATTATTAACGATTTTGATACCTTTATCTTGGATCAATGGGGCGTACTGCACAATGGCGGTGATGCCTTTCCTAATGCGATAGCGACATTAGAATTTTTAAAACTGCATGACAAAAAAGTTGTGATCTTATCGAACAGTGGTAATACCCACAATTTCTCTTATCAGCGTTTAACTGATTCCGGTATTAGTCGTGATCTGTATATTGATGTACTGACATCTGGCGATCACATGCGCCACAATTTCAAGCAAGGTAAATTTGACCACTTGGGTAGCAATGCTTTGGTGTTTGGCTGGGGCGAGGGTATTAACGGTACTGTGCTAGAAGACTGCGGTTTAACTAGCGTGGCAATTGAAGATGCTACTTTTATCATGTGTTACGGCGTTGAACGTGGCACTGTTGCTGATTATCAAGCCGATCTGGATATTGCTTTTTCCCGTGGTTTAGAAATGGTGGTGAGTAATCCTGATCTTGTCGCTATGAGTCCAGATGGTGGTCTTAAGCTTTGCCCTGGTTCAATTGCTAATGCTTACGCTGAAATGGGTGGTAAGGTACATTGGCATGGTAAACCACAAGCGGAAGTGTATGCCATGTGTCATACCTTATTAGGCGGCTGGGATAATGCTATTGCGGTTGGTGATAGTTTAGAACATGACATCCGCGGCGCCAATACAGCAGGTATCGCTAGTTTGTTTTTAACCACGGGTATTCATGCTGACGAACTTAACGCGAAAATGGCCAATAAAGACGATGTGATCTCTGAGTCTGTGGTTGCCGATTTAAGCCGTGAATTTGAGGTGATGCCAAGCCATTATATTGATTGGTTTCAAGTCGATTAATTGAAGTTTATGGTTTGAACATTCAAATATCAGCAGGTAATCTCTAAGTTAACGATATATACCATATCTAAATGGGTAGTTAACTAAAGGGGTATCTGATGGAGTTGGATGTAAGGCAAACGGTTATTGTCGCGATTTTGGTGTTGTTTGTGGGTAAATTCCTGACACGCAAGGTCGCGCTGTTACAAGAGTATAATATCCCCGAGCCTGTTTCCGGTGGCTTGATTGCATCCATTCTTTTTGCCATTCTCTATGGCGTATTTGATATCGAATTACAGTTTTCATTAGCAGTACGCGATACTTTATTGATTGTATTCTTCACTATTATTGGTTTGTCCTCGCGTTTTTCAACGCTGCTTAAAGGCGGTAAACCGTTAATCATCTTGCTGGTTATCGCGGTCATTTATCTATTTTTACAAAACTTAACTGGCTTAACCGTGGCGCAGTTTACCCAGCAATTACCGGAAGTCGGTATTATCGGTGGTTCAGTCTCGCTCAGTGGTGGCCATGGTACTGCAATTGCGTGGGCACCGCTGTTTGTGGAAAAATACAATATCAGTAATGCCATGGAAATAGGCATAGCCTGCGCGACCTTTGGTTTGATCCTCGGTGGTGTGATTGGTGGCCCGATTGCCAAATACCTCATTAGCCATTATAAACTAGAGCCAAGTAAAGAGCCTGAGTTGACGGTTGGTACGCTGCACCAACCTAAACAACAGGCTAAACAAAAAGGTACAAATACGTCGACAGATAGTGACGCGCCTGAACCGACTCAAGCGCCGATTAATTACCATCACATGCTCAATTCTATATTGATTATTAGTATCAGCATTGGTTTAGGACTGGGGTTAAATGTCGGGATCGCAGCGTTAGGTTTACACTTACCTGAGTTCGTGACTTGTTTATTTGCCGGTATCATCGTTATTAACTTAGGCCCGTTGATTATGCCAAACCTGACTTGGCCTGAACGCAGTCGGTCATTAGCTTTGATTTCTGATTTGAGTTTAGGTTTGTTCCTAGCCATGTCATTAATGAGTTTGCAGCTGTGGACGCTAGGCGGGTTAGGCGGACCGATTTTAGTCATGCTTACTGCACAAGTGGTGATTGTTACTGGTTTTGTTATCTTTGTGGTGTTTCCCTTGATGGGCAAAGATTATGACGCCGCAGTGATGTCAGCAGGTTATGCCGGACTGGCGTTAGGCGCGACACCAACAGCTATCGCCAATATGACGGCAGTAACCGAGAAGTTTGGCGCATCGGCAAAAGCCTTTGTCGTGGTGCCGCTGGTGGGCGCGTTCTTTATTGATATTGCCAATGCGCTGATCATTCAATTCTTACTGGATATCTTTGCGTCGTAATTGAGTTGTCGTTTCAGCAAATTTGATTTTTGAATCTAGCTTGGTAAACGATGCAGAATTTATAAGCGCTTTTTGGTTTCTTCTATCAGACTCTTGATACGTTTGGCTTTTTCATCGTCGAGGTGGGCCATACGTTTAATTTTTTCAAGTGCTTGGGTTACTTCTTCTTTGGCTTTATCTAGGCTTTCTTTAGTTGATTCAATCATAGTGCTTACAAAACATGTTTTGGTATTGCATTTAACAATATAAATATATGCTGCTTCAATGACAATGTAGTAATAGAGTATTAATATTCCTTTAATTAATTTAATACAGCAAAGGGGCATATCATCTGCGATATGCCCCCCTTTTGTTTATTATATATGGATACTATCTACATCGTGTTAGTTGGTATGATCCCAGATATTAACTAACTCTGTGAGACCTGCTCCAATGGTCGTGTCAGGTGTGATGTAAACATGAGTCGCCTTGTTAGCATCGCTTGCTTGGCCGTTTGCGAGTGGCATTAATATGTCATTAATGAATGGGGTTAGGTAATGACTGTCAGCTGGATTTGTTCCTGGTGCTTTCGGGAAATAAATCATGTTTTCGTTGTGACGGCCAGAGAGTGTCGCGACTGGATCTTTTTCTCGCACCATATTAATGACGTTGTTGTAACGCATTTTATTGGCAAAGGCATGAATGTATTTTTCGATAATACGCGTTGCAGGTGATGAGAATACCCGTGCTAGTACGCCCGTTCTTACGCTTGCATCAATGGCCGTATAGGCACCAAGTGAGTGACCTGTTAATACCACATTATAACTTGTAGCTGCGCTTGACGCTTTATAACCACGGGTTAATGACGCTGTATTCGCTGGGTATTGCGCTAAGATTTGTTGGGTAAAGTTATATGCGTCAACTTGCCAGTCTTCATCTGTTTCTGAGAGATTAGCCAGTACCAGTTCGATGTCTTGCAGTATATCGCCCCCATTACTGGTCCCTTTAAAGGCAATGATAATTTCTTGCTCTAGGTTCTTACTCGGTACCGCAGGTACTTTAATCGCCACACCGTGCACGCCACTGTCACCGACATAAGTATCAATAACCTCAAGCTCGGCGCTGTTTTCATTGAGCATTAATTGTTGGAACGTGGCGTTGTCAGTAAATGCGAATGCTGCCGCGCCTTGCTCTGTGCTGTAGACATAACTGGATGCAAACGCATAACGCAGCATGTTGTTATACGCCACTGGTAGCTCGGTATGATTGATTGTTAGCGCGTCTGTTTCGGTCATGACGGGATATTCATAACCGACCGAGCTGTCGGCAGCAAAGTAAGTGATATTGCTAATGTAGTCAGCGGAATATTTGTTTACTAAGGTATTGCTGCACATATTAGCTAATACACTGTGTACTTGCTCGGATGTGACGGGCTGTGAGTCAATCGCTTTAACGACAAAGTAGTTTTCGGTATCCGCATTATAGCCGTTGTCTTTCCAATAACCGTCAAGTTTGAGGTATTGGTTGTTGGCGTTGACTGCCCATGATTTTTTAATCAGATCGGAGCGTGATTCGAAGCTGTCTTTGACGCCATAACATTGTAAATAGGTTGAATCGAGAGCAAAACTGTTAAAACTCAGTGTTGATATTAATAACGTGAAAATCGTGCGCATTTAAAACTCCAAGCATTATGTGTCGCAATCAAATCACAGTTATTAATTTTCATGGCCTGTAATTGACAATTACGAATGTTAATTAGTTGTTATTGGAGGCGCAGGTTATCGCATCTTTTTAATTATTTGTTCAAGCTAGATCGCATATTTACTTAATACGCTAGCCATTTTCGGAAGGGCGTTCTATTTATCCTGGTTTTGTGAGCAATAAGTACAATTAAGCGTACAGGTGTATTTACTAAGCATTAACGTGGCTTATAAATAAGGTTTAACTAGCTAGCTTGAAACATTACGCTGTTGACGTGCATAGCTAGCACCATCGCCTATGTCCCATTCTGCTAATGGTTTCGGGCGTGAGTAGTAAAAACCTTGGGCATAACGACAGCCTAATTGTTTTAGGTGGGCAGCTTGTTCGGCTGTTTCTACACCTTCTGCGACAATTTCGGCATTGAATGTACTGGTCATGGTGATGATAGCGGAAATTATAGCGGCGTGGTTATCACTGTCGAGCATTTGACTCACAAAAGAGCGATCAATCTTTAATGCATCGAACTGTAATTGCGTTAAGTAAGCCAGTGAAGAATAACCGGTGCCAAAATCATCGATCGCTATGTGTATGCCTAAATCACGTAGTTGACCAAGTAGTTGGTTGGTCAATAATGGCTGGCTTACCAAACGTGATTCGGTGATTTCCAGTGTCAGGTTTACCGCGGGTAATTGGGTGGCCGCTAGAATTTTTTTCACTGTTGCGACGTAATTTGGGTGCAGTAATTCTCGCACTGACATATTAACGTGAAGTGCAAAATTGGCAGGCCAATGACCACTGTCTATTTGCATCTTAGTGTCAGCACAGGCCTGTAATAAGATCTGTTTACCAATATCGACAATCATGCCTGTGTCTTCAGCCACGGGAATAAAATCTAGCGGTGAAACAAGTCCACGAATAGGACTGTGCCAGCGTACTAATGCTTCAGCGCCAGCGATGGTATCGTTAGTTAAATCAATGACCGGTTGATAGTAAACTGCAAATTCATTATTGCTGATAGCGCGTTGTAAATCCACGGTGATACGGGTGTGCTCTTGTGATGCGGTGATCATGTAATCTTGGTAGTGGCAGCAGCGTACTTGCTCTTGTTTAACGGCATAGGTTAATGCCAAACTTGAATTTCGTAGCCATTCATCGATATCAATATCGCTAAATTTACCACTCATGATCCCGGCGTTGGCACCAACTAAGACTTCGGTGCCATTAATGATAAAGGGACGATTAAAGTCAACTAATAAGGCTTCGGCAAAAGACTTACTGTTCTCGAGGTCGCTAAAGTTGGGCGAAAATACCGCGAAACTATCTTTATCAATACGGCTAATGCTGACATTGTCTGCGACGTGTTGTTTTAAGCGGGACGCGATGGCCACAAGCAGTTTGTCACTTTTGTTCTGACCCAGACTATTATTGGTATGACGAAATGAGCGTAGCCCCAATAGCACCAATATCCCTTTAGTTTGAGAAACTGGATGATTCAATTGCTCTACAAAACCATCGCGACTTAATAGCCCGGTGAGGGTGTCAAATAATAGCTGCTTACGTAATGTGGTAAAGGAGTTTTCTAATCGTGATGACATCGATTTAAACGCGGAAATAAGTTGGGTTGTTTCATGTAACTTGATGCTTTCGTTGATGCTGACATCCCAGTTATTATGGTCAATGTGCTGTGATATCTCAGCAATATCCATAATCGGTTGGGTTATAGCTCGCAGTAAATACAAGCCTATCAAGAGCCCAAAAATTGCGAGGATTAATGCTGCAGCGACGCCTAAACGTTGCTGACTCGGTAACCCGCCTAACAATACGTCTTCTGGTAGTGTAACGACAATATACCATTGTAAATTGTTATTGTTATAGGCGCTGACACGACTGAAGTAACGTACCCGTTTATGGCTGAATTCGAATGTCGCGGAGCGTTTGCCAGTGTCTAATTGCTGCTGAATAATTTGCGCTGCATTAATCGCAATCAATGTGCTGTCGCTATTGGCCGCTGATATATGTTGATTGTCTGGGTCGATTAACGGAGCTTGCAAAGAGTTAGCAATTAAAGCGCCATCGGCATTGGTGATATAAGTCAGCCCACCGAACTCACTGCTGTCAGGTTTAATAAATTGCGATAACTGCAGCAAATCGATATCTGTGGCAACCACACCTATTAATTCATTGTTGCGTATGACTGGCGCAGCACTGGAAATGGTGAAAGTTTTTTCGGCATCTACGTTACTGTATATATTTGCCCAACCGGCGGTTCTAGCTGCCGCAAAAGGGGCATACCAAGGTCGAACAGTTGGATTGTAGCCATTGATACTGCTATTAAGGACGGTTTTACTGCTCATGCCACTGTAAAATTGGAGGGTATTATTAGTGCGCTGATCTTGCAGCATTAAGGTAATACTTTTATCACTATGACGACGAAAACCGACGTAGTTTTGTTGTTCACTACCAAATGCAATGGTACTTATTTGTTGTTGCGAGCTGTAAATGTCAGTGATAGCGGCATGCAGGTAGTTTTCGATTTTACTTAAATCGGCAGCATCATCAAGCTGGTTACGTTGAATGCTATCGGCGAGCGTTAATGTGGTATTAAAAGGCTGTGCTAAAAATCGGTCGAGATTGTTGCTAACATTTTCGGAGTATGAGCTGAGTAATTTGGTACTGATTTCATCGAGCATACGCTCATAATTACTATTTTGGACAAAAGTAAGTACGGCCACAGTAAGCAAAAGCAGCAAGGTAAAGGGGATCATAACCGCTTTACGAAGAGTTTGATGTTTGGAATTTGTCATTACTGTGATCTTAGATGATTATAGGGCTGAGTAGACGACACCATATTCACTTATATTTGTCATTTATGCAAAGTTTCAAATTTATAATGAGAGTTAAGTCACAAAAACGGGATGTATATATCACATAATTATTGCTCTGGTCTCCAAAGAGGTATAGATGATTTATTGTGGTATTAAATTCTTTATATGTCTGTATTGATGATGTTTTATTTTGTCTTCAACAAGTTTTGTAGATGGTTATGTTTGTTCTAATTGATACCACCCTATATATAAATTGGCGGTATCAATGTTGAGGTAAGCAGATTGAAGGTATTAATAGCGATTTCTTAAACTGGGTATGTCGGTATTATATTGTACAAACTCAACTTCGTAGCCATTTGGGTCGAGGAAGTAAATATTTTTACGGTAATCATCATCCATACCATCTTTGGCAATACTAAAACCAGCCTCGGTTAAGCGTGCTATTACGCCTGCAATATCATCGGTAACATAGGCGAAATGAGCAAGCCCTACTTGGTGCCCAGCTAAGTCGCGATTTTCACCAACGCCGTTATCGCCAAATGCCAAGTATTGGTAATCATCACCAAAATGGACCCAGTTTCTTGGTTTGCCTGACCATTCACCTTTGTCACCTCCGCGTATTGACCAATGCGGAAATGCGGCGCGGTAAAAAGTCAGTGTTTCTTCGATATCGCGTACGATTAAATTAACGTGCTCTAGGTGTATCATAATGATGTCCTTGTATTATGTATAAAATATATTTTCAAACTGTGTGCCTACATGGCATTACTGTATTTGTCTTGCTGAGCATAAGGTTGTTGCTGCTGCAACTGACGCACTTGCCCTAGCGCGTGACTGTATTGATGTAATATATGCAAGCTGTAACCAATACGATGTTGAATACTCTGGTCACGTTCGCTAACCGGCACATCATCTGTGCTTGCATTTAATACATCACCGACATTACGTATTATTAAGTGGTCTGGTATAGCCACTAACTTATTATTTTTACAGCCATTCATTCTTAATTCTGCTATCGGATATCCACCACTAATACCGCTGACGACAGACACTAACAGTGTAGGCTTATGTGCGGTGTCATCATGTGCACACATCATTAAAAAATTCTTCAATATCGGCGTTGCCATGCCTTCCCATTCCGGTGTGATAAGCACGAATGCATCGGCTTTTACTAACGCTTCGCTGATTAGTGGCCAATCACAACCCGGGGCTGATTTACTTTCGTCATCGCCATTCCAAAAGGGTAGTTGGTATTTACACAGTTCGATATGCTGAACTGTTTTATATTGGCTTGCTGCGCTGGCAATATAAGCTGCTACCTTGGCACTTTCTGAATGCTGTCGTTGACTGCCACTGACGATAACTAACTTCATCTTTAGTAAACCTTTTTGTTTATTAATTGTTTAATAAAGTAATACCTTTACTTAAGTTTGTAAAGTCTTAAACCAAAATAAAGTAAATAAAAAAGTTTACTTAATATTTATATCGGCAATAATACAGCTATAAAAGTGTCTGAGGGCACTGCCCCGTTGTTTGTATGAGTGTGTATATAACAGTCGATGTGATTGCTGTCGTGATTATTGGCTATTAATCGTTATCGTCATTGGGCTTGGAATAGTTGGAGTTAACATGAAAGAAAAAACCAGTGAGAAAATACTCAGCTTATTAAAAGTTGAAGGGGCATTAACCGCCAAGGTGCTTGCCAGTGAATTAGGTTTAACCACTATGGGTGTGCGCCAGCATTTACAAGCATTAGCCGATGATGGCGATATTAGCTTTGAAGATAAGAAAGCCGTACGCGGCCGACCAACCCGTTATTGG from the Moritella sp. Urea-trap-13 genome contains:
- the gltS gene encoding sodium/glutamate symporter, which translates into the protein MELDVRQTVIVAILVLFVGKFLTRKVALLQEYNIPEPVSGGLIASILFAILYGVFDIELQFSLAVRDTLLIVFFTIIGLSSRFSTLLKGGKPLIILLVIAVIYLFLQNLTGLTVAQFTQQLPEVGIIGGSVSLSGGHGTAIAWAPLFVEKYNISNAMEIGIACATFGLILGGVIGGPIAKYLISHYKLEPSKEPELTVGTLHQPKQQAKQKGTNTSTDSDAPEPTQAPINYHHMLNSILIISISIGLGLGLNVGIAALGLHLPEFVTCLFAGIIVINLGPLIMPNLTWPERSRSLALISDLSLGLFLAMSLMSLQLWTLGGLGGPILVMLTAQVVIVTGFVIFVVFPLMGKDYDAAVMSAGYAGLALGATPTAIANMTAVTEKFGASAKAFVVVPLVGAFFIDIANALIIQFLLDIFAS
- the dapE gene encoding succinyl-diaminopimelate desuccinylase; the encoded protein is MSDSLVLQLAKDLLSRESVTPEDAGCQQMMITRLEELGFTIETMVFEDTTNLWARRGTTAPVFCFAGHTDVVPVGKIEDWDTDPFVPTVIDGYLHGRGAADMKGSIASFLVAVENFVKAHPDHQGSVALLITSDEEGPFINGTTRVIDTLEARNEKIDWCIVGEPSSTNKVGDIVKNGRRGSLTGDIVVKGIQGHVAYPHLAENPIHKLAPALSELSQVVWDQGNDYFPATTLQITDIRSGAGASNIVPGEATCQFNLRYSTELTADLIKYRIEAIFEKYGLNYQISWIHSGQPFLTEPGNLLNAISDSIESVCGYATELSTSGGTSDGRFIAPTGAQVVELGPVNATIHKVNECVKISDIEQLAEIYEQTLVKLLANK
- a CDS encoding EAL domain-containing protein produces the protein MTNSKHQTLRKAVMIPFTLLLLLTVAVLTFVQNSNYERMLDEISTKLLSSYSENVSNNLDRFLAQPFNTTLTLADSIQRNQLDDAADLSKIENYLHAAITDIYSSQQQISTIAFGSEQQNYVGFRRHSDKSITLMLQDQRTNNTLQFYSGMSSKTVLNSSINGYNPTVRPWYAPFAAARTAGWANIYSNVDAEKTFTISSAAPVIRNNELIGVVATDIDLLQLSQFIKPDSSEFGGLTYITNADGALIANSLQAPLIDPDNQHISAANSDSTLIAINAAQIIQQQLDTGKRSATFEFSHKRVRYFSRVSAYNNNNLQWYIVVTLPEDVLLGGLPSQQRLGVAAALILAIFGLLIGLYLLRAITQPIMDIAEISQHIDHNNWDVSINESIKLHETTQLISAFKSMSSRLENSFTTLRKQLLFDTLTGLLSRDGFVEQLNHPVSQTKGILVLLGLRSFRHTNNSLGQNKSDKLLVAIASRLKQHVADNVSISRIDKDSFAVFSPNFSDLENSKSFAEALLVDFNRPFIINGTEVLVGANAGIMSGKFSDIDIDEWLRNSSLALTYAVKQEQVRCCHYQDYMITASQEHTRITVDLQRAISNNEFAVYYQPVIDLTNDTIAGAEALVRWHSPIRGLVSPLDFIPVAEDTGMIVDIGKQILLQACADTKMQIDSGHWPANFALHVNMSVRELLHPNYVATVKKILAATQLPAVNLTLEITESRLVSQPLLTNQLLGQLRDLGIHIAIDDFGTGYSSLAYLTQLQFDALKIDRSFVSQMLDSDNHAAIISAIITMTSTFNAEIVAEGVETAEQAAHLKQLGCRYAQGFYYSRPKPLAEWDIGDGASYARQQRNVSS
- a CDS encoding VOC family protein; this encodes MIHLEHVNLIVRDIEETLTFYRAAFPHWSIRGGDKGEWSGKPRNWVHFGDDYQYLAFGDNGVGENRDLAGHQVGLAHFAYVTDDIAGVIARLTEAGFSIAKDGMDDDYRKNIYFLDPNGYEVEFVQYNTDIPSLRNRY
- a CDS encoding TIGR01459 family HAD-type hydrolase; protein product: MISGLKDIINDFDTFILDQWGVLHNGGDAFPNAIATLEFLKLHDKKVVILSNSGNTHNFSYQRLTDSGISRDLYIDVLTSGDHMRHNFKQGKFDHLGSNALVFGWGEGINGTVLEDCGLTSVAIEDATFIMCYGVERGTVADYQADLDIAFSRGLEMVVSNPDLVAMSPDGGLKLCPGSIANAYAEMGGKVHWHGKPQAEVYAMCHTLLGGWDNAIAVGDSLEHDIRGANTAGIASLFLTTGIHADELNAKMANKDDVISESVVADLSREFEVMPSHYIDWFQVD
- a CDS encoding NAD(P)H-dependent oxidoreductase is translated as MKLVIVSGSQRQHSESAKVAAYIASAASQYKTVQHIELCKYQLPFWNGDDESKSAPGCDWPLISEALVKADAFVLITPEWEGMATPILKNFLMMCAHDDTAHKPTLLVSVVSGISGGYPIAELRMNGCKNNKLVAIPDHLIIRNVGDVLNASTDDVPVSERDQSIQHRIGYSLHILHQYSHALGQVRQLQQQQPYAQQDKYSNAM
- a CDS encoding ArsC family reductase; its protein translation is MTTVMYGIKNCDTIKKAKKWLEANELEFTFHDHRVNGLDKAQLITWCETLGWEQVLNKRGTTYRQLSDEQKAGLTEATAIELLIEQPAMIKRPILDVDGQLTLGFKADSYAVLFAK